A portion of the Celeribacter baekdonensis genome contains these proteins:
- a CDS encoding glycosyltransferase family 2 protein: MPPKVSIIMPVYNAEAFLGAALQSVLDQTETDWELWAVEDASLDLSDKILTEFQKQTSRIHLIKNEKNEGAAKSRNAALERAQGRWIAFLDADDIWAPDKLKRHLAFLTAQNAVFGATDYGVISQEGIQLARRIVPARSDFKKLLKGNPIGTSTVIIARDTLGDLRFPDLHRRQDYALWLKLTQRGVICHGLHAPLTQYRRRTGSLSDNRMRAALATWQVYSTLPEISRMRAFMAYGTYLIRTSLKHLGHVDH; this comes from the coding sequence GTGCCACCGAAGGTGTCAATCATCATGCCAGTTTACAATGCCGAAGCCTTTCTTGGGGCAGCGTTGCAATCTGTGTTGGATCAAACGGAGACCGATTGGGAACTCTGGGCTGTGGAGGATGCATCGTTAGATTTAAGTGATAAAATTCTTACAGAGTTTCAAAAGCAAACCTCACGCATCCATTTGATTAAAAATGAAAAAAACGAGGGTGCCGCAAAAAGCCGAAATGCCGCGCTCGAGCGCGCCCAGGGCCGTTGGATTGCCTTCCTAGATGCAGACGATATTTGGGCACCGGACAAACTGAAACGGCATTTGGCATTTCTTACGGCACAGAACGCTGTGTTTGGCGCGACGGATTATGGGGTGATTTCGCAAGAGGGCATTCAGCTTGCCCGCCGCATTGTGCCCGCGCGAAGTGATTTCAAGAAACTGCTCAAGGGCAATCCCATCGGCACATCGACAGTAATCATCGCGCGCGACACTTTGGGGGATTTGCGGTTTCCGGATTTGCATCGGCGTCAAGATTATGCCCTTTGGTTAAAACTGACGCAAAGAGGTGTCATATGCCATGGGCTGCACGCTCCTCTGACGCAGTATCGACGGCGCACAGGGTCTTTATCCGACAACCGTATGCGCGCCGCTTTGGCAACGTGGCAAGTCTACAGCACCCTACCAGAGATCAGCCGTATGAGAGCATTTATGGCCTATGGGACCTATCTTATCCGCACCAGCTTGAAACATCTCGGGCATGTTGATCACTGA
- a CDS encoding calcium-binding protein, giving the protein MPLFGYLGADATGDDRLDYDISEMLIYEGEYHQFVVAFNGPSGGISTYSIADNGALTLCDSRVFGWGLRALETSQTALVEISGRTYAIVGASSSGDIYAYRIGTQGGIGSPTILPSSAVDFSTVRALLTVSEDGDSAGMIAVGIDGSVQYVHVAEAPSTIVGMQSSLLFTGDIVAIDVLDIGGTQIVLALDQTSANLRSYQFDPTSGTATLISVHGAVDQVGLGLPEDFTTVTVSGATYVVVASPGSGSLTVFSLSETGDLAPVDHVLDTSNTNFANASHVDSFDLNGVTFIVAAGADNGLSLLTLTPEGRLILVESLTAYAGMPIYDPASLVVDSDGGQVMIYLSSESQAGLLQFSFDTVAWTGAFYGGSGADTVQGQSGNQLLDGGAGNDTILGGSGDDILVDGAGTDTLAGGDGRDVFVFDRDGDTDTISDFRLGYDRIDLSAYPMVYTSDAVEWSYLSGGICLIIDGEQLNIYSHDGYDISFDQLMATAFVTPHRPMLASSGMISGSTQADVLSGSIVDDMLDGGAGGDIIYAGDGNDVIYGGDGADTIYGGIGDDIIYGDAQYDLIFGEEGNDIVYGGSGQDTVYLGEGDDTFYDDDQTGTHGRDTVYGGSGRDVISGGGGNDVFYGGTGSDRIYGGADNDSLFGEEGWDRLYGQEGDDMLDGGAGTDYLYGGLGNDTIYGGADDDIISGNEGDDTLYGDADADRIYGGSGADRIEGGDGRDRIYGQDGDDVLLGGDSKDYLYGAGGNDRIDGGTGDDVAYGGDGWDRLWGGGGDDHIYGEAGVDRLYGQEGNDTLDGGLDADYLYGGLGNDTVFGGDGDDIISGNEDNDSLFGDDGTDRLYGGTGNDAISGGVGSDRLYGQEDDDSLAGESGRDFLYGGDGNDRLDGGTGDDFLTGGTGVDSFVFALNFGKDTVNDFELGVDVLEFGVGVQASDIAYFTSTEGYLVITPDGGDSQIIMLNLTEADIGAVDMTFV; this is encoded by the coding sequence ATGCCATTGTTTGGATACTTGGGTGCAGATGCGACCGGCGATGATCGTCTGGATTATGACATCTCCGAAATGTTAATCTATGAGGGGGAATACCATCAGTTCGTGGTCGCATTTAATGGCCCATCCGGTGGCATTTCGACCTATTCCATTGCTGACAACGGTGCGCTGACTCTGTGCGACAGTCGGGTGTTTGGATGGGGTTTGCGTGCGCTTGAAACGAGCCAAACGGCACTCGTTGAAATCTCGGGGCGAACCTATGCAATCGTTGGAGCTTCGTCTTCGGGCGATATTTACGCTTATCGTATTGGAACCCAGGGGGGAATTGGATCACCGACTATTTTACCAAGCTCTGCGGTGGATTTCTCCACCGTGCGCGCGCTTTTGACTGTTTCAGAGGATGGTGACAGTGCTGGCATGATTGCGGTCGGGATCGACGGGTCCGTGCAATATGTTCATGTTGCCGAAGCACCCTCGACCATTGTCGGCATGCAAAGCTCATTGCTGTTCACAGGTGATATCGTCGCTATTGATGTGTTGGATATCGGTGGCACGCAGATCGTTCTTGCGCTTGATCAAACCTCCGCAAATCTGCGGTCCTATCAGTTTGACCCAACATCAGGGACTGCAACACTTATTTCGGTACACGGGGCTGTGGATCAGGTCGGACTTGGTCTGCCCGAAGATTTCACCACTGTGACCGTTTCTGGGGCCACCTATGTTGTGGTCGCCTCTCCTGGCTCTGGGTCTCTGACCGTGTTTAGTTTGTCCGAGACAGGCGATTTAGCCCCAGTGGATCATGTCCTAGATACCAGCAATACGAATTTTGCAAACGCCAGCCATGTAGACAGTTTCGACCTCAACGGAGTGACATTTATTGTGGCAGCTGGGGCCGACAATGGGCTAAGCCTCTTGACCCTCACACCTGAGGGTCGGCTTATTCTGGTTGAAAGCCTGACTGCCTATGCCGGTATGCCAATCTATGATCCCGCCAGTCTTGTCGTTGATTCAGATGGTGGGCAAGTTATGATTTATCTGTCTTCGGAAAGTCAGGCGGGCCTCCTTCAATTTTCGTTTGATACGGTGGCATGGACCGGCGCCTTTTACGGTGGCAGTGGCGCCGATACGGTGCAGGGGCAAAGTGGCAATCAGCTTTTGGATGGTGGTGCCGGAAACGACACTATCCTTGGCGGCAGTGGTGATGACATTTTGGTCGACGGGGCAGGGACCGATACGCTTGCAGGCGGAGATGGGCGCGACGTTTTTGTTTTTGACCGTGATGGGGACACCGATACGATCTCGGACTTTCGCCTTGGATATGATCGGATCGATCTTTCCGCCTATCCGATGGTTTACACCTCAGACGCGGTCGAGTGGTCCTATCTCAGCGGCGGTATTTGCCTGATAATTGATGGTGAACAGCTCAATATCTATTCCCACGACGGATACGATATTTCTTTCGATCAGTTGATGGCTACCGCTTTTGTGACACCGCACCGCCCAATGCTGGCCTCGTCTGGTATGATTAGTGGCAGCACACAGGCAGATGTCCTGTCCGGGTCTATCGTCGATGATATGCTTGATGGGGGTGCAGGGGGCGACATCATTTATGCCGGAGACGGCAATGATGTCATCTACGGTGGCGATGGAGCTGATACCATTTATGGTGGAATAGGCGACGACATCATCTATGGCGATGCTCAGTATGATTTAATTTTCGGTGAGGAGGGTAATGACATCGTCTATGGCGGTTCCGGCCAGGACACTGTGTATCTCGGTGAAGGTGATGATACATTCTATGATGACGATCAAACTGGCACGCATGGGCGTGATACAGTGTATGGTGGCTCTGGGCGCGATGTGATCTCGGGTGGTGGCGGCAATGATGTGTTTTATGGCGGTACCGGATCTGACCGTATTTATGGCGGCGCTGACAACGACTCGTTGTTTGGCGAGGAGGGTTGGGATCGCCTTTACGGTCAAGAGGGCGATGACATGCTCGATGGTGGTGCCGGGACAGACTATCTCTATGGCGGGCTTGGCAACGACACGATTTACGGTGGCGCAGACGATGACATCATCAGCGGAAATGAAGGCGATGATACGCTGTACGGAGATGCAGATGCGGATCGGATCTATGGCGGCAGTGGGGCGGACAGGATCGAAGGTGGGGATGGCCGCGATCGAATTTACGGTCAAGACGGAGACGACGTGCTCTTGGGCGGTGACAGCAAAGATTACCTCTACGGGGCTGGCGGCAATGACCGGATTGATGGTGGGACGGGCGATGATGTCGCTTATGGCGGTGACGGATGGGACCGCCTTTGGGGTGGGGGTGGAGACGATCATATCTATGGTGAGGCTGGCGTAGATCGTTTGTATGGCCAAGAGGGCAATGATACACTTGATGGTGGTCTTGACGCCGATTACCTCTATGGCGGTTTGGGCAATGATACTGTTTTCGGTGGAGATGGAGATGACATCATTTCTGGCAATGAAGACAACGACTCTTTGTTCGGAGATGACGGGACAGATCGCCTTTACGGTGGAACTGGCAATGATGCGATTTCAGGCGGCGTAGGTTCGGATCGCCTATATGGGCAAGAAGATGACGATTCCCTTGCCGGAGAAAGTGGCCGCGATTTTCTCTACGGAGGCGACGGAAATGACCGACTTGATGGCGGCACAGGTGATGATTTTCTCACCGGTGGCACAGGCGTAGACAGTTTCGTTTTTGCACTAAACTTTGGCAAAGATACAGTGAATGATTTTGAGTTGGGTGTCGATGTTTTGGAGTTTGGTGTTGGGGTTCAGGCCTCTGATATCGCCTATTTCACTAGCACCGAAGGGTATCTCGTCATCACGCCAGATGGAGGGGATTCACAGATTATTATGCTCAACCTGACCGAGGCAGACATTGGTGCGGTTGATATGACTTTCGTGTAG